A part of Leifsonia xyli subsp. xyli str. CTCB07 genomic DNA contains:
- the nadC gene encoding carboxylating nicotinate-nucleotide diphosphorylase has translation MLTRPIIDAAVSAALAEDAPWGDLTSELLIPTSAYASARLAAREPGTFAGGEVFAAAMRLTDPGIQVILAVADGDAFEAGDTLATVSGPAGSVLTAERVALNFAQRMSGIATLTASFVRAVAHTSARIVDTRKTTPGLRAFERHAVRCGGGGNHRFSLSDAVMAKDNHLAVLTAQSGLSVTAALKKVRRELSHTTHLEVEVDRLDQIEPVLAAGVDTIMLDNFTLEQLREGVAIVDGRAIVEASGTVSLSTVRAIAETGVDIISAGALTHSVRSLDLGLDVVVETP, from the coding sequence ATGCTGACGCGCCCGATCATCGACGCCGCCGTGAGCGCCGCCCTCGCCGAGGACGCACCCTGGGGCGATCTGACCAGCGAACTCCTCATTCCCACATCGGCGTACGCTTCCGCCCGGCTCGCCGCCCGGGAGCCAGGGACCTTCGCCGGGGGCGAGGTGTTCGCCGCAGCGATGCGGCTGACCGACCCCGGCATCCAGGTCATCCTCGCGGTCGCGGACGGGGACGCCTTCGAGGCCGGCGACACGCTCGCCACCGTCAGCGGACCGGCGGGCTCGGTGCTGACGGCGGAGCGGGTGGCGCTGAACTTCGCCCAGCGGATGAGCGGAATCGCCACGCTCACAGCGTCCTTCGTCCGTGCGGTGGCGCACACCTCCGCTCGGATTGTGGACACCCGGAAGACGACGCCGGGCCTGCGCGCCTTCGAACGGCACGCGGTGCGCTGCGGCGGCGGCGGCAACCATCGCTTCTCGCTCTCGGACGCGGTGATGGCCAAAGACAATCACCTCGCCGTGCTGACCGCGCAGTCGGGGCTGTCGGTCACCGCTGCGCTGAAGAAAGTGCGACGGGAGCTCTCCCACACCACGCACCTCGAGGTGGAGGTCGACCGTCTCGACCAGATCGAGCCGGTGCTCGCCGCCGGCGTCGACACGATCATGCTCGACAACTTCACGCTGGAACAGCTGCGCGAAGGCGTTGCGATCGTGGACGGCCGGGCGATCGTGGAGGCGAGCGGCACGGTGAGTCTCTCGACCGTGCGCGCCATCGCGGAGACCGGTGTGGACATCATCTCGGCCGGCGCGCTGACGCACAGCGTGCGCTCGCTCGATCTTGGGCTGGATGTGGTGGTCGAGACGCCGTGA
- a CDS encoding TetR/AcrR family transcriptional regulator produces the protein MGRPRTFDDEAVLSRAMEEFWTHGYACTSPAQLAEATGIAKGSLYNAFSSKRALFDRCLDLYHRHVIETTQEWMGHPGTARECISAALKAVVDGDLAQPQRRGCLIGNTAVELAGEDAEMSFKLRRMKDESTAWFAERIRRGQVEGDVPRDRDAQALAEHVANTLAGLRVMAMTHEAPALHRIIDTALMAL, from the coding sequence ATGGGACGACCGAGGACCTTCGACGACGAAGCGGTGCTGTCGCGGGCGATGGAGGAATTCTGGACGCACGGCTACGCCTGCACCTCTCCGGCGCAACTCGCCGAGGCGACGGGCATCGCGAAAGGGAGCCTCTACAACGCCTTCTCGAGCAAGCGCGCACTCTTCGACCGGTGTCTTGACCTGTACCACCGGCACGTAATCGAGACGACCCAGGAGTGGATGGGGCATCCGGGGACTGCGCGCGAGTGCATTTCGGCCGCCTTGAAGGCCGTGGTCGATGGGGACCTCGCGCAGCCACAGCGTCGTGGCTGCCTGATCGGAAACACGGCCGTGGAGCTCGCCGGCGAAGACGCCGAGATGTCCTTCAAGCTGCGGCGGATGAAGGACGAGTCCACAGCCTGGTTCGCCGAACGCATTCGGCGCGGACAGGTCGAGGGCGATGTTCCCCGCGATCGTGATGCGCAGGCGCTGGCAGAGCATGTCGCGAACACCCTTGCCGGTCTTCGCGTGATGGCGATGACCCACGAAGCGCCGGCTCTGCACCGGATCATCGACACGGCGCTGATGGCCCTCTAA
- the nadA gene encoding quinolinate synthase NadA: protein MTIASVDTTIRLISRGELDSATCAPELAEAPWLFDAAAPSYGPGASQADPIPALAPRQGELPEEYRTESEEELSGRIHAAKATLGDRVAVMGHFYQRDEVVRFADFVGDSFQLANAAKARPEAEAIVFCGVHFMAETADIVSRPDQRVILPNLASGCSMADMADLDSVEECWEALEELYGAEPDADGRVPVIPVTYMNSSAALKAFCGERGGIVCTSSNAATVLEWAFERGQRVLFFPDQHLGRNTAKAMGVPVERIPLWNPRKPLGGSSETMLRDARVILWHGFCSVHKRFTVGQIEQARAAFPGVRVIVHPECPMEVVDAADESGSTDYIVKAIQAAPAGSTLAIGTEINLVQRLAAQFPQHTVFCLDSVVCPCSTMYRIHPGYLAWVLESLVRGEVVNQVSVPAAVAGPARAALERMLAARPDTTMAA, encoded by the coding sequence ATGACCATCGCTTCGGTCGACACCACCATCCGGCTCATCTCGCGCGGCGAGCTGGACAGCGCCACCTGCGCGCCCGAGCTGGCGGAGGCGCCGTGGCTCTTCGACGCGGCAGCGCCATCGTACGGCCCGGGCGCCTCGCAGGCCGACCCAATCCCCGCCCTCGCGCCCCGGCAGGGCGAGCTGCCGGAGGAGTACCGCACGGAGAGCGAGGAGGAGCTATCCGGGCGCATCCACGCCGCGAAGGCCACCCTCGGCGACCGTGTCGCGGTCATGGGGCACTTCTACCAGCGCGACGAGGTCGTGCGGTTCGCGGACTTCGTGGGCGACTCCTTCCAGCTCGCGAACGCGGCGAAGGCCCGGCCGGAGGCGGAGGCGATCGTGTTCTGCGGCGTCCACTTCATGGCTGAGACCGCAGACATCGTCTCCCGGCCCGACCAGCGCGTCATCCTGCCGAACCTCGCCTCCGGGTGCTCGATGGCCGACATGGCCGACCTCGACTCGGTGGAGGAGTGCTGGGAGGCGCTCGAGGAGCTGTACGGCGCCGAGCCCGACGCAGACGGCCGGGTCCCGGTTATCCCGGTGACCTACATGAACTCGTCGGCGGCGCTGAAGGCGTTCTGCGGCGAACGCGGCGGGATCGTGTGTACCTCCTCCAACGCCGCGACCGTGCTGGAGTGGGCGTTCGAGCGCGGGCAGCGCGTGCTGTTCTTCCCCGACCAGCACCTTGGACGCAACACGGCGAAGGCGATGGGCGTCCCGGTCGAGCGGATTCCGCTGTGGAACCCGCGGAAGCCGCTCGGCGGCAGCAGCGAGACGATGCTGCGGGACGCACGGGTCATCCTCTGGCACGGCTTCTGCTCGGTACACAAGCGGTTCACCGTGGGGCAGATCGAGCAGGCGCGAGCCGCGTTCCCCGGCGTCCGCGTCATCGTCCATCCCGAATGCCCGATGGAGGTCGTGGACGCAGCCGACGAGAGCGGATCGACGGACTACATTGTGAAGGCCATCCAGGCGGCGCCCGCCGGTTCGACGTTAGCCATCGGCACCGAGATCAACCTCGTGCAGCGGCTCGCGGCGCAGTTCCCGCAGCACACGGTCTTCTGCCTCGACTCGGTGGTGTGCCCGTGCTCGACGATGTACCGCATCCACCCCGGCTACCTAGCCTGGGTACTCGAGTCGCTCGTGCGCGGCGAGGTCGTCAACCAGGTGAGCGTGCCGGCCGCAGTCGCCGGCCCGGCCCGGGCGGCGCTCGAGCGCATGCTCGCCGCGCGGCCGGACACGACGATGGCGGCCTGA
- a CDS encoding cysteine desulfurase family protein, with amino-acid sequence MIYLDAAATSAVRRDVLEAMWPYLTGDFGNPSSHHSLGETAARALGEARSAVAAWLGCRASEVVFTSGGTEADNLAVKGIALANPRGRHLVTTPIEHEAVLASADHLVREHGFSVTLVPVGRDGLVDTADFAAALRPDTTLASVMLANNEVGTVQPVAELAALAHGHGIPFHTDAVQAAGWLPLDVRALGVDALSVSGHKIGASKGIGALCVHGRVPLEPVLHGGGQERGRRSGTENVAGAVGFAVAAQATATGRDDRATAAQAARDAFVAAVLEAAPGAELTGHPSLRLPGTASFVFPGTSGEAVLLELERNGVVSSSGSACAAGSEEASHVLLALGYPAELARTAVRFSWGPETGAAELAGVALAVGAAVRRVAGLRGE; translated from the coding sequence GTGATCTACCTGGACGCCGCCGCCACCTCCGCGGTCCGCCGCGACGTGCTGGAGGCGATGTGGCCGTATCTGACGGGCGACTTCGGCAACCCGTCGAGCCACCACAGCCTCGGCGAGACGGCGGCCCGGGCTCTCGGCGAGGCCCGGAGCGCGGTCGCCGCCTGGCTCGGCTGCCGGGCCTCCGAGGTGGTGTTCACCTCGGGGGGGACGGAGGCCGACAACCTCGCGGTCAAAGGCATCGCTCTGGCGAACCCGCGCGGCCGGCACCTCGTCACCACCCCGATCGAGCACGAGGCTGTGCTGGCCTCGGCCGACCACCTGGTGCGTGAGCACGGCTTCTCGGTGACGCTCGTGCCGGTCGGCCGGGACGGTCTCGTCGACACGGCGGATTTCGCAGCGGCGCTCCGGCCGGACACAACGCTGGCCTCCGTGATGCTCGCGAACAACGAGGTCGGGACGGTGCAGCCGGTCGCGGAGCTGGCGGCGCTGGCGCACGGGCACGGTATCCCGTTCCACACCGATGCGGTGCAGGCAGCGGGCTGGCTGCCACTGGATGTGCGGGCGCTCGGGGTGGACGCGCTCAGCGTGTCGGGCCACAAGATCGGGGCGTCGAAGGGCATCGGCGCACTGTGCGTGCACGGCCGCGTCCCGCTGGAGCCGGTGCTGCACGGGGGCGGCCAGGAGCGCGGACGCCGGTCGGGGACGGAGAACGTCGCCGGAGCGGTCGGCTTCGCGGTGGCCGCCCAGGCGACGGCGACCGGCCGCGATGACCGGGCGACGGCCGCCCAGGCAGCCCGCGACGCCTTCGTGGCCGCTGTGCTGGAGGCCGCGCCGGGAGCCGAGCTGACCGGGCATCCCTCGCTGCGGCTGCCGGGCACCGCATCGTTCGTCTTCCCGGGGACGAGCGGAGAGGCCGTGCTGCTGGAACTGGAGCGGAACGGAGTGGTCTCCTCGAGCGGGTCGGCCTGCGCGGCCGGAAGCGAGGAGGCCTCGCATGTGCTGCTGGCGCTCGGCTACCCCGCGGAGCTGGCGCGCACGGCTGTGCGATTCTCGTGGGGTCCCGAGACAGGCGCGGCGGAGCTGGCCGGTGTCGCGCTCGCGGTCGGGGCGGCGGTCCGCCGGGTCGCCGGATTGCGTGGAGAGTGA
- a CDS encoding SDR family oxidoreductase — protein sequence MELTLRGKTALVTGASRGIGLATARTLVAEGVRVVGAARTITPELSEAAPLSVAGDLSTPDGARRVVEVALSELGGFDILVNNVGAGDADKLKPGGFLDADDAQWRNLLDLNLFSAVWTSRAALPSLIERHGAIVNVSSITSRVPATGPVGYSEAKAALTAFGKRLAEEFGPQGVRVNTVSPSPVGTGLWRDPDGFGSKVAETLGATHADFLAALPATFGVTSGRLVEPEEGAALIALLVSPVTASVLGADLVIDGGTVKTV from the coding sequence ATGGAACTCACTCTTCGAGGCAAGACTGCACTGGTGACTGGCGCGAGCCGGGGGATCGGCCTGGCCACGGCACGAACCCTCGTTGCAGAAGGCGTGCGCGTGGTCGGCGCTGCGCGCACGATCACACCAGAACTGAGCGAGGCGGCCCCGCTCAGCGTCGCGGGTGACCTCTCCACACCCGACGGCGCCCGGCGGGTAGTGGAGGTGGCGCTCTCGGAGCTCGGCGGCTTCGACATCCTGGTCAACAACGTCGGAGCCGGCGACGCCGACAAGCTGAAGCCCGGCGGGTTCCTGGACGCTGACGACGCCCAGTGGCGGAACCTCCTCGACCTCAATCTGTTCAGCGCGGTGTGGACATCGCGGGCCGCGTTGCCGTCGCTGATCGAGCGCCACGGCGCGATCGTCAACGTCTCCTCGATCACCTCACGAGTGCCCGCGACGGGACCGGTCGGCTACAGCGAGGCGAAGGCGGCACTCACGGCATTCGGAAAACGGCTGGCTGAGGAGTTCGGTCCGCAGGGGGTGCGTGTGAACACGGTCTCTCCTAGCCCGGTCGGCACCGGTCTCTGGCGGGATCCGGACGGCTTCGGCAGCAAAGTCGCCGAGACGCTCGGTGCGACGCATGCGGACTTCCTGGCGGCGCTGCCCGCGACCTTCGGCGTCACGAGTGGACGACTGGTGGAACCGGAGGAGGGTGCGGCTCTCATCGCTCTGCTCGTCTCGCCTGTGACGGCCAGCGTCCTCGGCGCCGACCTCGTCATCGACGGCGGCACCGTCAAAACCGTCTAA